AGTACAGCCTTCGTTTCTTCAATCTCAGCTATGCTACAAACGACCATAGCCTTATTAAGGAACTTAAACTGTTCATAGTTTTGTTCAGACAAGAAGCCATGACAATCCAAAGGAGAAGTCTTTTGCCTGTTCCTAAATGCTGCAACAAACACACTACTGATCCTCACAAAAGGACCCTTCTCATTCTTTCCAATGCTATACCTATAAGTTTTAGTTCCAGCCAAGAAAACAACCAAGGCAATTATCATGGCTATGCAAGGAATCCCAAATCCAAGAACCCAACTCAGATTATCTTGAATGTAGCTTAAGATCATTACTGTTACTGTGGCACCTGCTGATACACCAAAGTACCACCAATTAAAGAATGAACTTTTGGATTTGCATTCCTCCGGATCTTGACCATCGAATTGATCAGCTCCAAAAGCCTGCGCGCATGGCCTGTGTCCACCTTCCGCAACTGCAATAAGatataaagaaaagaagaacaacGCCGTAGTAACCATGTTGGTTTGGGAATCAAAACCATCCATCAGAGAAGGCAGAACAGCCGAGAAAGTCAACAACCCAAGTCCCAAAATGTAGAGTAGAGAAGCCATGGAAATGGTACGGTACCGGCCTAGAAAAGAATCTGCCACTGAAGCTCCCAAAAGTGGCAGCAACAACGCCGTACCACACCATGCATTGATGTTGGCCGCTGCAGCCGCCGTTGACTGCCCAAGCGGTCCGGTCAGATAGGTGACAAGGTTTGAGCTGATCCCATAGTAAGCGAACCTCTCTGCAATCTCAACACCTATAATGAAAGAAGCTGATCTCCAACGGCCAGTGTTGGATCTTGAAGCCGGGTGGCCTTTGTAGTCAACGGCACCGTCGACAGCTCTGACTAGTAGCATCGGAGTTTCGGCATCGTCGGCCATTATCAGACTCAGACTCTCAACTCTCAAGTTTGTgtagttgtttttttttgttgaaagcCATGGTGGGTGGTTGCTGATCTTCATTACTATATAGTTTATTCATTGTTTCGGTACACGTACGTTACAATTAGCTGAATGTTTTGTACGTGTCCTTTTCATATGATTTCTTTGTGTAGTAAAGCTAAATATTactttattagcaaatttgggacggtATAAAAGCCGTTGAAggtttatctgtcaattcacaccAATAAAATTATTTTGATCATAAATCTAGATCAACTAATTCACTAAAAAGatgaggaaggtatgaagtaaaagatgaattagacttaagaatattcttagacaaattagcgagaaaagtagaagctttagtcataagccaaactataaatacTCCAATACAAtcaagaaaagatgtttgttatatatgttctagtccttgacATAATGttcaatcatgtccttcctaccaagaagcattttctgaggaggccaatgctcttcatgcttatgggaaaccaaatgatagcctatTTTCATCCACTTATAATCCAAAAAAAAACTACCCAAACTTTTCATCGAGACAAAACCAACCTCCAATGAATCAAGGACACCAATACAACATGCAAAACCAAAcgcatgccccacaaaatcaaccatatcctcaacaaaggaaatcttccttagaagatactttacaacaatttatgcaatccactcaacaaatcctacaaaatcagtctcaatcaaTTATTAAACTCGaaacacaagtaggacaactcgctactgctttagctgatagagaaaaaggaacattccctagtcaacctatcccaaatccaaaaggtcaatatgagataggaaattctagtcataatggagaagtcaaatcaatttcaactcttaggtccggaaagaactttgtcaaacccgattacatacccaaggttgaaaaaaaaaaagagtcaacCTTCTAGTTCTAATTCCAATGACTCTTCAAACAAGGATACTCTAATCCATCCTTTCATTTCAAAAGcctcattcccacaaagattacttccaattaaaaaaggtggccaatataatgacatcttagaagtttttaaacaagttagtatcaatatccccttcttagatgccattaaacaaattcatgCCTACTTTAAATTTTTGAATGATCTTtctactgttaaaagaaacactaatgttcctaaaaagtcATTTTTAATTGAACAaactagttccattattcaatataagagtcttgttaagtATAAAAATcatgggtgtcccacaatttcatgcattattggtgatcattttattaacaaggttttacttgattttggtgctagtgtgaatttatttcCTTATTATGTTTATaaacaacttggtcttggtgaactaaaacctacTTCTATAGCTCTTCAATTAGTCGATcattctgtgaaaattcctagaggcattatagaggatgttttgataaaaattgataaattttactttcctcttgacttcattgttcttgatactcaacctgcggaaaatgtgcatgctcaaattcctatcattttaggtagaccatttttagctacatctaatgcaatcattaattgtcgtaatggtattttgaaattatctattggaaatatgactgttgaattgaatgtatttaatgttgctaaatctgttgagtatgaggaagtgcatgaagttaacatgatagatagtatttgtgaagatgatggaaatgacttacttgacttttgtgaaaaatactttggtatgaacttgcatgttgatgattcTAATGATGATTTTAATTCTTTgctagagtctatacccttaaatgaaactaAAGTTGAAcatttttcacccttagatcatgttcaattaATTTCcaagtctccaaagttagaccttaaacctttgccagaaaatttaaaatatgattttttgggagagtctgaaaccttacctgttatcataacatccgccttagataaagaacaagaatatAAATTGTTatatgtccttagaaaacataaagaagccataggttggaccattggagacattaaaggaattagcccatccatatgtatgtatagaatccatctagaagagaatgttaaaacctctcgggaatgtcaaagaaggctaaatccaaatatgaaagaagtagttagaaaagaggtcataaaattattagacgtaggtatcatttaccctatttcaaatagtcaatgggttagtccagttcaagttgtgcctaagaactctgggatcacagttgttgaaaacgagaaaaatgaattaattcctactagagtacaaacagggtggagagtgtgcatagactatagaaagctaaataatgttactagaaaatacaattttccattaccctttattgatcaaatgcttgaacgtttagctggccatgcatattattgctttcttgatgggtattcgggatataaccaaatcctcattgccccagaagatcaagagaaaactacatttacatgccatttcgggacttttgcctatcgtcgcatgtcttttggattatgcaatgcacctACGACTTTTCAAAGATATATGATTTCAATTTTCTCtaacatggttgaaagatttcttgaagtgtttatggatgacaTTTCTATAtttggttcttcctttgatgaatgcttgcaccatctttcacttgttttaattcgttgcaaagagaaaaaccttgtgcttaactgggaaaattgtcattttatggttaaaaaatgaattgttttaggtcatgtaatctcatctgagggaatagaagttgataaagcaaaaattgatcttatttcaaaacttcccccaactaaaactgtgaaagaaattagatcattcttaggccatgccagtttctatagaagatttataaaagactttagcaaaatttctcggcctttatgccatttacttggaaaagaaaatgcttttatctttaataatgattgccatgttgcctttgagaaattgaaaaatttgttgactactgcacccattattcaaccccctgattggaaaataccttttgaaataatgtgtgatgcttctaattatgctataggtgttgtCTTACAACAAAGACctaaaaaaatacctcatgtaatttactatgctagcaaaactttaaatgatgctcaattaaattattccacaactgAGAAATAATCGCTtcctgttgtttttgcattggataAATTTAGGTCTTATATGTTAGGATATAAAATTATGGTcaattctgatcatgctgcattaaaatatatattgtcaAAAAAGGATGCTAAATCTCGTTTGATtcgttggatcctgcttttacaagaatttgacttagaaatacgtgataaaaaagggtctgaaaatgttgttgctgatcatttgtccagactagttgttgaaaccatacatgattccactcctatcactgaaatttttcctgatgaacaattgatgcatgtttcttcttttccttggtatgctgatattgtgaattatttggtcaccaaagaaataccatctcattggtctaagcatgaaaaatctaaattttattctgaggtgaaaatttttatttgggatgatccttacttgtttaaatatttcCCTAATCAATAATTAGAatatgcattccaaattgtgaccaataaaaaattatatctttttgtcatgatcatgcatgtggaggacattttagtggtaagaaaacaactactaaagttttacaatgtggtttttattggcctactatctttcgtgATACATATgtgtattgtaaagcttgtgaatgttgacaaaagttaggaagtttaactagacgaaacatgatgcctttgaatCCTATTCTTATAATTGACAtaatgtttggggcattgattttatgggaccatttcctaactcttttggtaatctttatattcttgttgaagttgattatgtgtctaaatgggttgaagctattgcatgcaacactaatgaccacaaagttgtgcttcagtttttgaaagaaaatatattttcctgtTTTGGTTCACCAtatgctatcattagtgataatggtacacacttttgtaataagtcatttgaacatttgatgaaacaatatggcattacacataaagtctcaacaccatatcacccacaaactagtggtcaagttgaagtgtctaatagggaagttaagcatattttagaaaaaactgttaatccaactaggaaagattgttccttaagactcactgatgcattatgggtgTATCGTACCGCATACAAAatgcccattggcatgtcaccctacagacttgtgtatgggaaggcgtgccacttacctattgagttagaacatagagccttttgggcaattaagtagttaaacttttctttagacaaggcaggtgagaaaagAAAGCTTCAAGTGAATGagctagacgaaattaggaattatgcatatgactattaaaaaaagtataaggatcgcatgaaattttatcatgacaaaaatattttgagaaaagatttttctcccgGTCAAAAAGTCCTTCTATACAACTCTTGTTTGCATCTATTCCCAGGAAAATTACGTTCTAAGTGGACCGGTCCTTATACTGTTCGAGTTGTTTTCCCaaatggagctattgaaattgaaaatcctaacaatGGTGATATTTGTAAAGTTAatgaacaaaaattaaaaccatttttagaataaAAAACTGATGAAGTAGATGAGATCCTCCTTGAGGATCCTGTTTACCAAGCTCTTTGATTTCTattgatcttgataacttgtgttttatttttattttttttgttctatgtgtgatttaatttttttttgtatcttTTACTCTCTTGGCGATGCACCGTATCGAGGTATGACTATTCTAAATTCTAACTTCTTTtacttttcaaattataattatgttttaacACATTGATGACAATGTTTAAATCAAGTTTGGGGGTATtgagtttatatggttattatcaTTAGGAGAGGTATGtgttttattgtgtttatgttttgtattaatttttttttaattgtgtttTGTGTGGTTTGTTTGAAAaggaaaattttattatttttgttttgtgttgtttttcttccaaaaaaaattggtgataatttttcattttcaatgataaaaatcttgattgagttttagtttagttctcttaaaaatatgaataatttctaagctttgtttttaattatatggTCAATTTTGCTTATAACAAAAACTACATTTTTCATAACAATAACACTTTTACTTCCTATAAGTTTAagagaaaaataatttttgaaaacctatttttcttttaaagcaaaattgaaaatttaattaattacataagcttaatttttattcataattttttagaattattttcattgtgaaatttttgagaaaatctttttttttatcaccaataaaaaattgggtgttttaaattttcttttgcttgaggactagcaaaactttaagtttaggggtgtgataactctaaaaaatagagttattttaccacattctttatgttaattgttgcttagtgttacacccagattttgagacaaGAGGTTAAGACcctgaaaactgggctcgtcgggtgtgagctcgaaatgtatgaaaacatcatatggtccagccgtaaaatctctgaagtaaaacaatgACCTCAAAGATGCGTAACCTCGGGATATTTTCTGAGTTCAAAATGGCATGACACTGGGATACATCTGTTACCAAATGTCTTCAGATAAaacagtccgagcttgggaagcGCAATCTCGGGCGTGATAGCTTCGACAGTATCtatctactccgagcatgtcctgaagttGGGTGACAAATTCGTAACAGTTCCATAAGTCTTGATAGTCACAATGCCAATTGTTGATCTCGAAGGCCtgatgagtcacctgggatagcctgttacgtgtgaacatatttattgttttgtaatcccaatatttaaggaaTACCATTTAGTCTGTTATTTGTTCCCGATTCTTATgagacgtttccatgtatataggagatattgcatttaatgtcattatttgaattgatatacagaatatcttcccaaaatatgtgggaatgaactctgtaaccttccctataaatagaggaggaatgaccacttgtaaaggattgattcttgatttcttgagagaaagctctgggtaattcatctctgaagaatttccaaaaaACTCTAAgccttaataatatagactcatggactaggcaaaattaactgctgaaccacgtaaaaatcttcttgtttttcttcattattcattcgcttcatagtttacattgtttaattgctctacgatttaaagataagaggttatgaccccgaaagctaggctcgtcaagtgtgagctcgaaatgtatgaaaacattgtatggtccagctgtaaaatctctgaagtaaaacaacgacctcaaagatgtgtaacctcgagaTATTTTCTGAGTTCGGAATGGCCCGACATTGGGATATATCTTTTACCAATTGTCTTCAGACAAGACAATCCAAACTTGGGAAGTGCACGCTCGGGTGTGACAGCCTCGATAGTACCTACCTATCCCAAGCATGGCCTGAAGTTGGGTGAAAATTTCATGACAGTTCCGTAAGTCTTGACAATCACAATGCCGATTACTGATCTTGAAGACTTGATGAGTAACCTGGGATAGCCCAGAATGGCTACCGAGGCCCAGGCGGCTCAGATCCCACCTCTGCCAGAGGCCCAAGCTCCGCCTCTATGagacgttcatgttccaccacacaggcctcgtgggcgaccgcGCAAAAATGCTACCAcccgaagaacggagcaacctccgccaccagcaGAACAATCTGTTCCCTCAAGGCCCTAGAGAATTACCCGGGGTGGAGCTCCTGCCAACTCAACTGCGGAGGTACCGGCTGAGAAAGGGGATAACCGAGCCCCCAtggaggctcggacccaaaatcctggtaacgcACAGAACGTTCTTGAACCGGTTCGAGCAAACTCGGGACCTTCTAGGcctcgtaatggatggcagccacaatcacccataaggcacccaccatcgccgataagatatccctcaccaactcgaaGAAACATGCAACCGACtcggggtgatagggaaaggcgaacTAGGAAAAGacatgggaatggggagactgctagggagcgtagaggtacccaacccacgggaagccaaatgtctcggtctcatactattgagacgaggcaaccagcaaggaacccatctcgaaacaaccgcgcGGCGAtccatgtcagtgaaggctcgggagacactagatcggtcagtatgtatgactagggacgcagaaatactgggaatcgaagggatcacccagatttacgagaacaccTTAACCATAATTAgggtaatgataacccctcgAATCCAGATCTGAGGGATCACCTCAATGGACGCAAGAATCCTATGCGGAGGCACGAAACTGGGGTagtgatcaacgataaccaatTTCAAGTTAGACCCCCcatggatccagtccaagaaaggatttaacaactggaaagagcattcaggcacTTTCAGAATGAACGAGGTCGAgatcgggacgaagagttcgacgaGGAACTCAAGCCCTTCGCTCCTCATATTTCCAGCAAcccgtttcctcagggattctgaattcctcatgtcccaccatttgatgggaattccaatccatacagtcatttaagtacgttcaatacaattatgagagcgagtaatgtgggctacaagctcagatgcatgctatttccagcctcgctcacaggaccagcaaaaaactggtttgaaaaatataagaggcattcaattgcttcttgggatcaattgtctagagatttcaagaagcaattcaaagtCATGGTCAGAATAAGGCCtgaggcgtctgccttgaccaatgtccgacaacaatcgaatgaaacattgaaaagttaccttacaaggtttaatttgtaagtcgcccgagctcgtgacgtagaCGACAGCGGCCATTTAATGGTTGTCCGAGCCGGAGTAATGCCTAGAAGCCCTctttgggaagatatgcagaggaaacccgtgaggtccttaaccgagttcaatcgacgagctcagaggtttgttaatgtagaagaggcgaggtcagcattgaatatggcctctcagcccataactacaacaacaaacgcaaactctgcctcgacctcggcggatcctACGGCCTCAAAACCCTCTGTggacaacccttccaaaagaaagaaaaatgaaggtaATAATCCCAAGgtggaagggggaaagaaaaagaaaggggaaagatatttttCCGTGTACAAGgtatataccgagctcaatgagtctcgggagaatatctacctgactaatgaaaaccaggtccctttcaggcatcCGGACCCCATGAGGAATCAGAAAGCGAAGAGAGACTCCAAcaaatactgcagattccatagagatatcggacatacaaccgatgaatgtgggcaactaaaggacgagatcaaaggcctgatctcgagagggtatttcaggcaatatataaggaaccaaaaccccaatcaggcttctaccagccagagggcagcaacagcaccgcctgcccaaaacagCAACTCCCGAACAAGGGAGGAcgagcgaccccctccgattgatggagaaaatgtcgtaaccatctcggggggaacCCATATTGCAGGATCGGGTAGGAACGCCCAAAAatgatacgtgaatgagctgaaaactggtgacgggtccccttacgaacccgaccccagagctccaaaacagcagagggttgaatctcaacctataacttttactgaggacgatgtgTCTCATGTgcaatttcctcacaacgacccactggtcatcacccttcagctcgcgaacaagagggttcactaATTCCTAGTTGATAAcgagagctcagtgaatatcctctataaggccaccttagaaaagatgggactcacgattcatgacctaaaggcctgtgcaacgacattatacgacttttcaggagaagggattgcctgtatgggatccatcgaactccctgtaactttgggagacttcccagtctcgacaaccaagatgatggaattcgtagtagtggatctaccattggcctacaatgtactactcgggagacccgccctagtagggctgtgGGCAGTTTCGTCTatgaggcatttggccatcaagttccagacttctagtggcattgggacattgaaaggagaccagctcgcaggaagggaatgctatagcatttccattagaggaaagaaacagagaagtgcacaaacacttgtcataattcagaataaggatgggacagtcttcgagatagacgaagaaattgatctaagaatagaggaaagagctgacctcgagcccttagaagagctcgaagaggtcaagctcaaagaagtagacccccccagaacagtaaaggtagggaaaaaccttccggaagaaaccaaatagcaattaatttacattctgaaaaagaaccaggatgttttcgcgtggtcacatttagacatggtaggaataagcctGAACGTGATAAGCCATGCTctaaatattgacaagagcttccccccaaagcagcaaaagcgaagactcatGGATGACGACAAGAAGAAGGCCctcaaggaagaggtcgacaggttaaaggcaaaccgattcatacgAGATTCCTTCTACCCCGATTGGGTTGCCAACCCGATGCTAGTTCTGAAACCTAACGGGACATGGTGAACCTttattgattactcagacctaaataaagcttgtcctaaggattgcttcccctaccccggatcgaccagctcgtagatgccacagctgggcatggacttatgtcgttcatggacgcttattctggatataaccagattgccatgcataccccagaccaagagcatacaagttttgtgacaaataaaggactatattgctacaatgtcatgccattcggactcgagaatgttggagccacttaccaacagttcataaacatgatgttttctgaacagataggtaataacatggaagtttatgttcatgatatgttagttaaatctaaacataacaataaccatgtggacgacctcaaAGAATGCTTCGTCGTACTTCgtaaatacaacatgaagctcaacccccagaaatgctcttttggagtatcgtcgggAAAATTCTTCGGTTTCATCATAAACGCACAAGGAATAGAGGctctaattgatatgccctcacctcgaaagcataaggatgtccaaagtttgactggacggaTGAGCACTGaataggtttatctcgaaatctgcaGACCGCTATCTTctatttttcaaccttttgagaggaggcaaaaaatttcagtggacagaggaatgcgagctagcttttcaggagctcaagaagtaCCTCGCGGAacctcctatcttgtcgaaacctatcacaggagaaattttatacatatatctCGCTACGACCGAGCCCGCCATTAGcgtcgtgctcgtccgagaagaacagaaggtgcaaaagccaatatactatgtcagcaaaaggttactggggggagaatcgagatacccattaatggagaagttggctctcagcctaatccactcatctcgaaagcttcgaccttacttccaagcgcaccccatccatgtgttgaccaattaaccactacgacaagtcttatccaagccaGAAGCATCAGGCTGATTACTAAAATGGgtcgttgaactcggacaattcgagatcacttaccatccgaggacaaccataagaggacaggccctggcagacttcttAGTGGAATGCACTAGCATGACTAACGACAAAGTTATAACCCCatcccgcgagctgtggaaactttatgttgatgggtcttccaatgaaaatgggtcggGGCAGGAATAATACTAATCACCCCAtcaggaagtcgatttcactccacttttagatttgacttcgaagcatcaaataacgagggcgaatacgaagctctactggcgggacttcgaatagccaaggaactcaaggccaaagcgatacattgctacagtgactcccagttggcggtcaaccaaatcttaggggaataccaggctcgtgggacaagaatgactgcatatttagaaaaagcaaaagcaACACTCGAGCATTTCGAATTTTACACGAtggagcaggttccccgagagcaaaattcgaatccaaacgccttagccaggctcgccacatccaccgaggtcaacaagctgaatgtcgtgccaatcgaacatccatcgacacccagtataagcgagcctgaacaggaagatgtctgcatgattaactctgagccaacctggatgatcCCAATaattgagtaccttgaaaccgacattctcccagcaaaacggaccaaggctcaaaaaactgatgtatcagattcccaggtACACCATTGTGGATGGGAGGCTATATAGAAGatgatactctatgccattactccgatgtgtgactccacccaaggctaagaagatcatagaagagattcatgaaagattctgtggagaccacactggggggcatagcctatccaagaaaatcatacgccaagggtacttctggcctaccatcaaagcagattcgtttgattacgtcaagaaatgtgacaagtgtaaATGGTTCACCAtaatccctcgagctc
The genomic region above belongs to Humulus lupulus chromosome 1, drHumLupu1.1, whole genome shotgun sequence and contains:
- the LOC133788930 gene encoding protein NRT1/ PTR FAMILY 5.10-like, encoding MKISNHPPWLSTKKNNYTNLRVESLSLIMADDAETPMLLVRAVDGAVDYKGHPASRSNTGRWRSASFIIGVEIAERFAYYGISSNLVTYLTGPLGQSTAAAAANINAWCGTALLLPLLGASVADSFLGRYRTISMASLLYILGLGLLTFSAVLPSLMDGFDSQTNMVTTALFFFSLYLIAVAEGGHRPCAQAFGADQFDGQDPEECKSKSSFFNWWYFGVSAGATVTVMILSYIQDNLSWVLGFGIPCIAMIIALVVFLAGTKTYRYSIGKNEKGPFVRISSVFVAAFRNRQKTSPLDCHGFLSEQNYEQFKFLNKAMVVCSIAEIEETKAVLRLVPIWSTCLVYGIVCAQISTLYIKQGATMDRTVVSGFEIPPASLQCFMGITILVILPMYDRIFVPIAKSLTTNPSGITMLQRIGTGILLSAISTIVAALVEMKRLKIAKEYDLVDKPSVTVPMSVWRLVPQYLIFGLADVFTLVGLQEFFYEQVPQELRSIGLALYLSVTGIGNFLSGIVISVIDNATGGDGRDSWFSNNLNRAHLDYFYWLISGLSLIGFVTFLHFSKSYIYNRNVF